From Mycolicibacterium fluoranthenivorans, one genomic window encodes:
- a CDS encoding DUF1416 domain-containing protein, with translation MCSAPKQGVTLPAGVDLEKETVITGRVVDGSGQTVGGAFVRLLDSSDEFTAEVVASATGDFRFFAAPGTWTVRALSPAGNGDASVTPSGAGIHEVDIKVA, from the coding sequence ATGTGCTCTGCACCGAAACAAGGTGTGACGCTGCCGGCAGGCGTCGACCTGGAGAAGGAAACCGTCATCACGGGTCGTGTGGTGGACGGATCGGGCCAGACCGTCGGCGGCGCGTTCGTGCGGCTGCTGGACAGCTCGGACGAGTTCACCGCTGAGGTGGTGGCGTCGGCGACCGGCGATTTCCGCTTCTTCGCCGCACCGGGCACGTGGACCGTGCGCGCGCTGTCGCCCGCGGGCAACGGCGACGCCAGTGTGACGCCGTCCGGCGCCGGAATCCACGAAGTCGACATCAAGGTCGCCTGA
- a CDS encoding FABP family protein yields the protein MSNDDAVEPGSGDRAVAAAAERARITAARNIPTFDDLPLPADTANLREGADLNPALLALLPLVGVWRGEGEGRDTHGDYRFGQQIIVSHDGGDYLNWDSRSWRLGTDGEFESTGFRESGFWRFVDDPADPSETQAIELLLAHSAGYVELFYGRPRNQSSWELATDALARSKSGMLVGGAKRLYGIVDDGDLAYVEERVDADGGLVPHLSARLSRFVG from the coding sequence GTGAGCAACGACGACGCCGTCGAGCCGGGGTCGGGCGACCGTGCCGTAGCCGCAGCTGCGGAGCGGGCCAGGATCACCGCGGCCCGCAACATCCCGACGTTCGACGATCTGCCCCTTCCGGCGGATACCGCGAACCTCCGGGAAGGCGCCGACCTCAACCCCGCGCTGTTGGCGCTCCTGCCGCTCGTCGGCGTGTGGCGCGGCGAGGGCGAGGGCCGCGACACCCACGGTGACTACCGTTTCGGCCAGCAGATCATCGTCTCCCACGACGGCGGTGACTACCTGAACTGGGACAGCCGCTCCTGGCGGCTCGGCACGGACGGCGAGTTCGAGTCGACCGGGTTCCGCGAGTCGGGATTCTGGCGTTTCGTGGACGATCCCGCCGATCCGTCCGAGACGCAGGCCATCGAGCTGCTGCTGGCCCATTCCGCCGGCTACGTCGAACTGTTCTACGGACGCCCGCGCAACCAGTCCTCCTGGGAACTGGCCACCGACGCCCTGGCCCGCAGCAAGTCCGGCATGCTCGTCGGCGGGGCCAAGCGGCTGTACGGCATCGTCGACGACGGCGATCTGGCCTATGTCGAGGAACGGGTCGACGCCGACGGCGGGCTGGTACCGCACCTGTCGGCGCGCCTGAGCCGCTTCGTCGGATAG
- a CDS encoding aminotransferase class IV: MPAGLVVTLDGDVRGLDEPLVRVTDPVLTHGDGVFETTLVHGGRACLLEAHLSRLADSARIAALPAVDLALFRAAASTAVSRWAGDAVLRLVYGRGAAFAAISPVPDRVAAARRDGVAAVTLDRGPNDPLHAAKSLSYAGNAAALREAARRGAGDAIYVGAGGLVLEGPRSSVVIAEGETLVSPPATPAILPGTTVRALFRTAPRVVYRPLTVADLFAAQGVWLLSAVTLAARVHTLDGVALPPAPLAAQLAEWVDTAVGRES, from the coding sequence ATGCCCGCCGGTCTCGTCGTGACGCTCGACGGTGACGTGCGCGGTCTCGACGAGCCGTTGGTGCGGGTCACCGACCCGGTGCTGACCCACGGCGACGGGGTCTTCGAGACCACCCTGGTGCACGGGGGACGGGCCTGTCTGCTGGAAGCGCATCTGAGCCGGTTGGCCGACTCCGCACGTATCGCGGCGCTGCCGGCCGTCGACCTCGCGCTGTTTCGCGCGGCGGCGTCGACGGCGGTCTCGCGGTGGGCCGGGGACGCGGTGCTGCGGTTGGTGTATGGCCGTGGCGCGGCCTTCGCGGCGATATCACCGGTGCCGGACCGGGTGGCCGCGGCCCGCCGCGACGGGGTGGCTGCGGTGACGCTGGACCGTGGACCGAACGATCCCCTGCACGCAGCGAAGTCGTTGTCCTACGCCGGTAACGCCGCGGCGCTACGGGAGGCTGCCCGTCGCGGCGCCGGCGACGCGATCTATGTCGGCGCCGGCGGGCTGGTGCTGGAGGGCCCGCGTTCGTCGGTGGTGATCGCTGAGGGCGAAACCCTGGTCAGCCCGCCGGCCACGCCGGCGATCCTGCCCGGCACCACCGTGCGCGCGTTGTTCCGGACCGCGCCGCGGGTCGTGTACCGTCCGCTGACCGTCGCCGATCTTTTTGCAGCGCAAGGTGTTTGGCTGCTCTCGGCGGTGACGTTGGCCGCGCGTGTGCACACCCTCGACGGTGTCGCCCTGCCGCCGGCGCCGCTCGCGGCGCAGCTGGCCGAGTGGGTGGACACCGCGGTCGGCCGCGAATCCTGA
- a CDS encoding YgfZ/GcvT domain-containing protein, with protein sequence MSAVPAPEHGPDAGAVWHYGDPFGEQRAAADGAVVVDRSHRAVLALTGGERRSWLHTISSQHVSDLTDGTVVQNLSLDGQGRVEDHWLQTQLDGVTILDTEPWRGEPLLAYLRKMVFWADVVVEPVDLAVLSLLGPALATPEVLAALGVDALPDAWTAVGLPGGGFLRGVYPGEYDLVVPRDTVGDRQRTLAAAGVRPAGIWAYEAHRVAALRPRLGLDTDERTIPHEVGWIGGPGEGAVHLDKGCYRGQETVARVHNLGKPPRALVLVQLDGSEDRPSTGDPLTAGGRPVGRLGTVVDHVDDGPIALALVKRGIPADTQLSTGGEVAVAAVIDPDSVAADDHVGAGRIALQRLRGGDR encoded by the coding sequence ATGTCTGCAGTTCCCGCCCCTGAACACGGTCCCGACGCCGGCGCCGTCTGGCACTACGGCGATCCCTTCGGCGAGCAGCGCGCCGCCGCCGACGGTGCCGTGGTGGTCGACCGCTCGCACCGGGCGGTGCTCGCACTCACCGGCGGCGAACGGCGCTCCTGGCTGCACACCATCTCCAGCCAGCACGTCAGCGACCTGACCGACGGCACCGTCGTGCAGAACCTCAGCCTGGACGGGCAGGGCCGTGTGGAAGATCACTGGCTGCAGACCCAACTCGACGGTGTCACCATTTTGGACACCGAGCCGTGGCGCGGCGAACCGCTGCTCGCTTATCTGCGCAAGATGGTGTTCTGGGCCGACGTGGTGGTCGAACCCGTTGATCTGGCGGTCCTCTCCCTGCTCGGACCGGCACTGGCCACGCCCGAGGTCCTGGCCGCGCTCGGCGTCGACGCCCTGCCCGACGCCTGGACGGCGGTCGGGCTGCCCGGTGGCGGCTTCCTGCGCGGCGTCTACCCGGGCGAATACGACCTGGTGGTGCCGCGTGACACGGTCGGCGACCGGCAGCGCACCCTCGCGGCGGCCGGGGTCCGGCCAGCCGGAATCTGGGCCTATGAGGCCCACCGGGTGGCCGCCCTGCGCCCACGGTTGGGGCTGGACACCGATGAGCGGACCATCCCGCACGAGGTCGGTTGGATCGGCGGTCCCGGTGAGGGCGCCGTGCATCTGGACAAGGGCTGCTACCGCGGCCAGGAGACCGTCGCCCGAGTCCACAACCTGGGCAAACCGCCGCGCGCTCTGGTGCTGGTGCAGCTGGACGGCTCCGAAGACCGGCCCTCGACCGGGGACCCGCTGACCGCCGGCGGCCGGCCGGTCGGGCGGCTGGGCACCGTGGTGGATCACGTCGACGACGGTCCCATCGCATTGGCGCTGGTCAAGCGGGGCATCCCGGCCGATACGCAGCTGAGCACCGGCGGGGAGGTGGCCGTGGCCGCGGTGATCGATCCGGATTCGGTGGCCGCCGATGACCACGTCGGCGCGGGCCGAATCGCGCTGCAGCGGCTGCGCGGCGGTGACCGTTGA
- a CDS encoding DUF3073 domain-containing protein, whose protein sequence is MGRGRAKAKQTKVARDLKYSSPQTDFDRLQRELSHAESENDFGGSDGFADQHADEDDWRR, encoded by the coding sequence ATGGGCCGCGGCCGGGCGAAGGCGAAGCAGACGAAGGTCGCACGCGACCTCAAGTACAGCTCGCCACAAACCGACTTCGACAGGTTGCAGCGTGAGCTGTCACATGCCGAGTCTGAGAACGACTTCGGGGGCAGTGACGGCTTCGCCGATCAACACGCCGACGAAGACGACTGGCGGCGCTGA
- the purM gene encoding phosphoribosylformylglycinamidine cyclo-ligase: MSQGRAEQHGISYATAGVDIEAGDRAVELFKPLAKKATRPEVRGGLGGFAGLFALRGGYREPLLASSTDGVGTKLAIAQAMDKHDTVGLDLVAMVVDDLVVCGAEPLFLQDYIAVGRTVPERVSAIVSGIADGCVLAGCALLGGETAEHPGLMEPDHYDISATGVGVVEADDLLGPELVRPGDVIIAMASTGLHSNGYSLARKVLLEIDRMDLAGHVEEFGRTLGEELLEPTYIYAKDCLALASETQVRTFCHVTGGGLAGNLERVIPNGLVAELDRGTWTPAPVFGMIAQRGRVERAEMEKTFNMGVGMVAIVAPEDTDRALAILTARHLNCWTLGTVAKSGKGEARAHLVGQHPRF, encoded by the coding sequence ATGAGTCAGGGTCGCGCCGAACAACACGGCATCTCTTATGCAACGGCCGGGGTGGACATCGAGGCGGGGGATCGCGCCGTCGAGCTGTTCAAACCGTTGGCCAAGAAAGCCACCCGCCCGGAGGTCCGAGGCGGTCTGGGTGGGTTTGCCGGACTGTTCGCGCTGCGCGGCGGGTATCGAGAACCGCTGCTGGCCTCGTCGACAGACGGCGTCGGCACCAAGCTGGCCATCGCGCAAGCGATGGACAAGCACGACACGGTCGGGCTGGACCTGGTGGCGATGGTCGTCGACGACCTCGTCGTCTGCGGGGCCGAGCCGCTGTTCCTGCAGGACTACATCGCCGTCGGACGCACGGTCCCCGAGCGGGTCAGCGCCATCGTGTCCGGTATCGCCGACGGTTGTGTCCTGGCCGGCTGCGCGCTGCTGGGCGGGGAGACCGCCGAGCACCCCGGACTGATGGAGCCCGACCACTACGACATCTCGGCGACCGGTGTCGGCGTCGTGGAAGCCGACGACCTGCTAGGGCCGGAACTGGTCAGGCCCGGCGATGTGATCATCGCCATGGCGTCCACCGGCCTGCACTCCAACGGCTACTCGTTGGCCCGCAAGGTGCTGCTGGAGATCGACCGGATGGATCTGGCCGGCCATGTCGAGGAGTTCGGTCGCACACTCGGCGAGGAACTGCTCGAACCCACCTACATCTACGCCAAGGACTGCCTGGCCCTGGCATCGGAGACCCAGGTCCGGACCTTCTGCCACGTCACCGGTGGCGGGCTGGCGGGCAACCTCGAACGGGTCATCCCGAACGGACTGGTCGCCGAGCTGGACCGTGGCACCTGGACGCCCGCGCCGGTCTTCGGCATGATCGCCCAGCGCGGTCGCGTGGAGCGTGCCGAAATGGAGAAGACGTTCAACATGGGCGTCGGCATGGTCGCCATCGTCGCGCCGGAGGACACCGACCGCGCACTGGCGATTCTCACCGCACGTCATCTGAACTGCTGGACGCTGGGCACCGTTGCCAAGAGCGGCAAGGGTGAGGCCCGCGCACACCTCGTCGGTCAGCATCCGCGGTTCTGA
- a CDS encoding cupin domain-containing protein has translation MNRFRWSALAAGAVVACAAGLPATASATAGVGVEAQVLAQATRDGHDYITKEITIAPGGGTGWHWHQGRVFGLIESGTLTHFGADCSVDGVYPTGAPITEESGPVHNGRNLGPDPLVMWVVYIDPAGAPPATDAPDPGCGF, from the coding sequence ATGAACCGATTTCGCTGGTCGGCGCTGGCCGCCGGGGCTGTCGTGGCGTGCGCCGCGGGCCTGCCCGCAACGGCGTCCGCCACCGCCGGAGTCGGCGTGGAGGCGCAGGTCCTGGCGCAGGCCACCCGGGACGGACACGACTACATCACCAAAGAGATCACCATCGCCCCAGGCGGCGGTACCGGCTGGCACTGGCATCAGGGCCGGGTGTTCGGCCTGATCGAGTCGGGGACGCTCACCCACTTCGGGGCGGACTGCTCGGTGGACGGGGTGTACCCGACCGGAGCGCCGATCACCGAGGAGAGCGGCCCGGTGCACAACGGCCGCAACCTGGGTCCGGACCCGCTGGTGATGTGGGTGGTCTATATCGATCCGGCCGGAGCCCCGCCCGCCACCGATGCGCCGGATCCCGGGTGCGGTTTCTAG
- the purF gene encoding amidophosphoribosyltransferase: MTAEQIEQTEEDPREECGVFGVWAPGEDVAKLTYYGLYALQHRGQEAAGIAVADGSQVLVFKDLGLVSQVFDEQTLAAMPGHVAVGHCRYSTTGSTTWENAQPVFRNTAAGTGVALGHNGNLVNTAELARQAREAGLIETRGAPAATTDSDILGALLAHGAADATLEQAALDLLPTVRGAFCLTFMDENTLYAARDPHGVRPLSLGRLDRGWVVASETAALDIVGASFVRDIEPGELLAIDADGVRSTRFANPTPKGCVFEYVYLARPDSVIGGRSVHATRVEIGRRLAAENPVEGDLVIGVPESGIPAAVGYAQGSGIPYGQGLMKNAYVGRTFIQPSQTIRQLGIRLKLNPLKEVIRGKRLIVVDDSIVRGNTQRALIRMLREAGALEVHVRIASPPVKWPCFYGIDFATPAELIANGSSGDEDEMLEDVRRAIGADTLGYISQQGMVAATEQPSSRLCSACFDGNYPIELPGESALGKNVIEHMLANAARSGIPLEPANDNASAIRRP; encoded by the coding sequence GTGACCGCCGAGCAGATCGAGCAGACCGAAGAAGACCCGAGAGAAGAATGTGGCGTCTTCGGCGTCTGGGCTCCCGGCGAAGATGTGGCCAAACTCACCTACTACGGCCTTTATGCGCTACAACACCGTGGCCAGGAGGCGGCCGGTATCGCCGTCGCCGACGGTTCGCAGGTGCTGGTGTTCAAAGATCTGGGTCTGGTCAGTCAGGTGTTCGATGAGCAGACGCTGGCGGCCATGCCTGGCCACGTCGCCGTCGGACACTGCCGCTACTCCACCACCGGCTCCACCACCTGGGAGAACGCCCAGCCGGTGTTCCGCAACACCGCCGCCGGCACCGGTGTCGCCTTGGGGCATAACGGCAATCTGGTCAACACCGCGGAGCTGGCCCGTCAGGCTCGCGAAGCCGGGCTGATCGAGACCCGGGGCGCCCCGGCTGCCACCACCGACTCCGACATCCTCGGCGCACTGCTGGCTCACGGCGCGGCCGATGCCACCCTGGAGCAAGCCGCCCTGGACCTGCTGCCGACCGTGCGCGGTGCCTTCTGCCTGACCTTCATGGACGAGAACACCCTGTACGCGGCGCGCGACCCGCACGGTGTACGCCCGCTGTCGCTGGGCCGGCTGGACCGCGGCTGGGTGGTGGCCTCGGAGACTGCGGCACTGGACATCGTGGGCGCGTCCTTCGTGCGCGATATCGAGCCCGGCGAGCTGCTGGCCATCGACGCCGACGGGGTGCGCTCCACCCGATTCGCGAATCCGACCCCCAAGGGCTGCGTCTTCGAATACGTCTACCTGGCCCGGCCGGACAGTGTGATCGGTGGCCGGTCCGTGCATGCCACCCGCGTCGAGATCGGCCGTCGGTTGGCCGCTGAGAACCCCGTGGAGGGTGACCTGGTGATCGGGGTTCCCGAGTCGGGGATCCCCGCGGCGGTCGGCTATGCGCAGGGTTCGGGTATCCCCTACGGACAGGGCCTGATGAAGAACGCCTACGTGGGGCGCACCTTCATCCAGCCGTCGCAGACCATCCGTCAGCTCGGCATCAGGCTCAAGCTGAACCCACTCAAGGAAGTCATCCGCGGCAAGCGGCTGATCGTCGTCGACGACTCGATCGTGCGCGGTAACACCCAGCGCGCCCTGATCCGGATGCTGCGGGAGGCGGGTGCACTCGAGGTGCACGTCCGGATCGCCTCGCCACCGGTGAAGTGGCCGTGCTTCTACGGAATCGACTTCGCCACCCCGGCCGAGCTGATCGCCAACGGTTCCAGCGGCGACGAGGACGAGATGCTGGAGGACGTGCGCCGGGCCATCGGTGCCGACACCCTCGGCTACATCAGTCAGCAGGGCATGGTCGCCGCCACCGAGCAGCCGTCATCGCGGTTGTGCTCGGCGTGCTTCGACGGGAACTACCCGATCGAGCTCCCGGGCGAGAGCGCCCTGGGCAAGAACGTCATCGAGCACATGTTGGCCAACGCGGCGCGCAGCGGGATCCCGCTGGAGCCGGCCAACGACAACGCCTCCGCGATCAGAAGGCCCTGA
- a CDS encoding sterol carrier family protein, with product MVARRTADPEQTRAAVLAVADWLRDDSRPAPERPVLAAAVRLTARTLAALAPGASVEVRVPPYVAVQCIAGPRHTRGTPPNVVEADPRTWLLLATGLLDIDSAPGMTMSGSRAREIAGWLPLVRLDG from the coding sequence ATGGTGGCGCGCCGAACGGCAGATCCGGAACAGACGCGGGCCGCGGTGCTCGCGGTCGCGGACTGGCTGCGCGATGACAGCCGTCCGGCCCCGGAGCGGCCCGTTCTCGCCGCTGCGGTCAGGCTCACCGCGCGCACCCTGGCCGCGCTGGCCCCCGGCGCCAGCGTCGAGGTTCGGGTGCCCCCCTATGTCGCCGTGCAGTGCATCGCCGGCCCCCGGCACACCCGTGGCACCCCACCGAATGTGGTCGAGGCGGATCCGCGCACCTGGCTGCTGCTCGCCACCGGGCTGCTCGATATCGACTCGGCGCCCGGGATGACGATGTCCGGTTCGCGGGCTCGCGAGATCGCCGGCTGGCTGCCCCTGGTCCGGCTGGACGGCTGA
- a CDS encoding MCE family protein, translated as MAAERFAPPYRAVGAVALALLTGLAAVISLQFRGEFRYRVELTVLSPRAGLGVDPGSKITFNGVEIGRVRAISPTDVDGTPHARLAVQIEPRYLPLIPSNVTADINATTVFGNKYIALRSPEIPSPQHISPHGEITATWVSTEFNTLFETVMAISEQVDPVKLNLTLTAAAEALDGMGARFGNSLQDGNAILADFIARTDEFGHDTRSWAMLADRYADAGPDLFDGLAAAVRTAATLNDQRGAIDRALLAAVGFGDNAGDILERGGPFLSRGAQDLIPTSKVFDIYSPQLLCTIRNYYDVAPLMASTFGGDNGYSLDSAGTVFGFGLPNPYVYPDNLPRVNAHGGPEGKPGCWQKITKDLWPAPYLVMDTGLSIAPYNHFEFGSPIFTDYVWGRQVGEPTINP; from the coding sequence GTGGCAGCCGAGCGCTTCGCACCGCCGTATCGGGCGGTCGGTGCGGTCGCGCTGGCACTGTTGACCGGCCTGGCCGCCGTCATCTCTCTGCAGTTCCGGGGTGAGTTCCGTTACCGCGTGGAACTGACCGTGCTGTCGCCGCGGGCCGGCCTCGGAGTGGATCCGGGATCGAAGATCACCTTCAACGGGGTGGAGATCGGCCGGGTGCGCGCGATCTCCCCCACCGATGTCGACGGGACGCCCCATGCCCGGCTGGCGGTGCAGATCGAACCGCGCTACCTGCCGCTCATCCCGTCGAACGTCACCGCCGATATCAACGCCACCACCGTGTTCGGCAACAAGTACATCGCGCTGAGGTCACCGGAAATCCCCTCGCCACAGCACATTTCACCCCACGGCGAGATCACCGCAACGTGGGTCAGCACCGAGTTCAACACCCTGTTCGAGACGGTGATGGCCATCTCCGAGCAGGTCGACCCGGTGAAGCTGAACCTGACGCTGACCGCGGCCGCGGAGGCGCTGGACGGGATGGGCGCCAGGTTCGGGAACTCCCTGCAGGACGGCAACGCGATCCTCGCGGATTTCATCGCCCGCACCGATGAGTTCGGGCATGACACCCGGTCGTGGGCCATGCTGGCCGATCGCTACGCCGACGCCGGCCCCGACCTGTTCGACGGACTGGCCGCCGCGGTGCGCACCGCCGCCACGCTCAACGACCAACGCGGCGCCATCGATCGGGCGCTGCTGGCCGCCGTCGGGTTCGGCGACAACGCCGGCGACATCCTGGAGCGAGGCGGACCGTTCCTGTCGCGCGGCGCCCAGGATCTGATACCGACGTCGAAGGTGTTCGACATCTACAGTCCGCAACTGCTGTGCACCATCCGGAACTACTACGACGTCGCACCGCTGATGGCATCGACGTTCGGCGGCGACAACGGCTACTCGTTGGACTCGGCGGGCACGGTATTCGGGTTCGGCCTGCCCAACCCGTACGTGTACCCGGACAACCTGCCCCGGGTGAACGCCCACGGCGGTCCGGAAGGCAAGCCCGGCTGCTGGCAGAAGATCACCAAAGACCTCTGGCCCGCACCATATCTGGTGATGGACACCGGCCTGTCCATCGCGCCGTACAACCATTTCGAATTCGGCTCGCCGATCTTCACCGACTACGTGTGGGGCCGCCAGGTGGGCGAGCCCACCATCAATCCGTGA
- a CDS encoding PPOX class F420-dependent oxidoreductase produces the protein MAFTPYEIAFLDNAELGRLATIGPDGTPQNSPVGFTYNAELGTIDIAGYRMSSSRKFRNLARNDKVAFVVDDIASREPWRVRCLEIRGTAEQATVPARTGPAGDPLDSAIIRVTPRRIISFGIDDQDTEPHDLVPDIRDA, from the coding sequence ATGGCATTCACACCGTACGAGATCGCGTTCCTCGACAACGCGGAACTGGGTCGCCTGGCGACCATCGGGCCGGACGGGACACCGCAGAACAGCCCGGTCGGCTTCACCTACAACGCGGAGCTGGGCACCATCGACATCGCCGGCTACCGGATGTCGTCCAGCCGCAAGTTCCGCAACCTCGCCCGCAACGACAAGGTCGCCTTCGTCGTCGATGACATCGCCTCACGCGAACCGTGGCGGGTGCGCTGCCTGGAGATCCGGGGCACCGCGGAACAGGCGACGGTCCCCGCCCGCACCGGGCCGGCCGGCGACCCATTGGATTCCGCCATCATCAGGGTGACGCCACGGCGGATCATCAGTTTCGGCATCGACGATCAGGACACCGAACCGCACGACCTGGTGCCCGATATCCGCGACGCCTAG
- a CDS encoding CPBP family intramembrane glutamic endopeptidase, whose translation MSHKIIRAIALATAVAAGKSALTRAPVRVAAGTALVTCSGARVGLRGPAVRSGMRLGLAVAAPIAVGTAVAAALPPVRAGMAARQLPADPARWLLVRIPVATVWAEEAAFRGGLGTVTAAAFGPRTGRLVQAIAFGLSHIGDARQERSDSGEVLVWATVVATAAAGWAFDWLYRRSGSLLAPMLAHLAINEAGALAALVVQRRHR comes from the coding sequence ATGTCCCACAAAATAATTCGGGCCATTGCGCTGGCGACCGCCGTGGCGGCGGGCAAATCCGCGCTGACCCGTGCGCCCGTGCGCGTCGCGGCGGGTACCGCCCTCGTGACCTGCAGCGGGGCCCGGGTCGGGCTGCGCGGGCCGGCGGTGCGGTCCGGGATGCGCCTGGGCCTGGCCGTGGCCGCCCCGATCGCGGTGGGTACCGCTGTCGCGGCGGCGTTGCCACCGGTGCGGGCCGGTATGGCGGCGCGGCAACTGCCCGCCGATCCGGCGCGCTGGCTGTTGGTGCGTATCCCGGTGGCCACCGTCTGGGCCGAGGAGGCGGCGTTTCGGGGCGGGCTCGGCACCGTCACCGCGGCGGCTTTCGGCCCCCGGACCGGCCGGCTGGTGCAGGCGATCGCGTTCGGCCTCAGCCATATCGGCGACGCCCGGCAGGAGCGCAGCGACTCGGGGGAGGTGCTCGTGTGGGCCACCGTGGTGGCCACGGCCGCCGCCGGATGGGCCTTCGACTGGCTGTATCGCCGCTCGGGCAGCTTGCTGGCACCGATGCTGGCGCACCTGGCCATCAATGAGGCCGGCGCGTTGGCGGCGCTGGTGGTCCAGCGGCGTCATCGCTAG
- a CDS encoding alpha/beta hydrolase produces MIERTGYHHPLLVWAWSLVRLDFFGVAFGALFFCLSLTPSLLPRDWLFAGLIGGINSAIGYGIGVGVGKLLYRFGLRYRSWWPPSPRVTRVFKAVIVTASVGSALLMLIPAAAWQRQVSAAMGIAGPGAASYLRTLLIALLVGAACVGTWRVLVDAVKLLARLLIRRWHLHHEVAFFIGTAIVVVLIITLVNGVLYRGFLIGASSVFQPQNSTTRAGVSQPLEPERSGSPTSFASWDGLGYQGRNFVAGGPDAGELTRVNGTPAQEPIRVYAGLETADTDEGRLAVLLSELERTDAFDRKLLVIIPTTGTGWINPIAARAIELMYNGDTALVGMQYSYLPSWISFLGDRQKSVQTGRMMIDAIHDRWSKLPPEHRPRLALYGESLGSLAGQGAFGWLPDIAAMDFSSVLWVGPPNESALWSGLVQRRDPGTREVEPRYDNGRTVRFSQAQNADEIARVASAPWEGTRVLFLQHASDPIVWWSPKLLFSRPDWLTEPPGADRTASMRWYPIVTFWQVGADMTNASGVPGGHGHNYGDSVLDGWVAVAAPQGWTPADTERIRDALHHDDASDQY; encoded by the coding sequence GTGATCGAGCGGACCGGTTACCACCACCCCCTTCTGGTGTGGGCCTGGAGCCTGGTCCGCCTCGATTTCTTCGGCGTCGCGTTCGGTGCACTGTTCTTCTGTCTGTCGCTGACCCCGTCACTGTTGCCGCGGGACTGGCTGTTCGCCGGCCTGATCGGTGGCATCAACTCGGCGATCGGTTACGGCATCGGTGTCGGCGTCGGAAAGCTGCTGTACCGCTTCGGGCTTCGGTACCGATCCTGGTGGCCGCCGTCTCCGCGGGTGACCCGGGTGTTCAAGGCCGTGATCGTGACCGCGTCCGTTGGGTCCGCGTTGCTGATGCTCATCCCGGCCGCGGCGTGGCAGCGGCAGGTGTCGGCGGCGATGGGCATCGCGGGCCCGGGCGCCGCCAGTTACCTGCGCACGCTGCTCATCGCGCTGCTGGTCGGCGCGGCCTGTGTGGGGACCTGGCGAGTGCTCGTCGATGCGGTCAAACTGCTTGCCCGGCTGCTGATCCGGCGCTGGCACCTGCACCACGAGGTGGCGTTCTTCATCGGAACCGCCATCGTCGTGGTGCTGATCATCACCCTCGTCAACGGTGTGCTGTACCGCGGCTTCCTGATCGGCGCGAGCAGCGTCTTCCAGCCGCAGAACTCGACGACACGGGCCGGGGTCAGCCAACCGCTGGAGCCGGAGAGATCTGGCAGCCCCACCTCTTTCGCGTCCTGGGACGGCCTCGGTTACCAGGGGCGCAACTTCGTCGCCGGCGGCCCCGATGCCGGCGAACTCACCCGGGTCAACGGCACCCCGGCTCAGGAACCCATCCGGGTGTACGCCGGTCTGGAGACCGCCGACACCGATGAAGGCCGGCTGGCGGTGCTGCTCAGCGAGCTGGAGCGCACGGATGCCTTCGACCGTAAGCTGCTGGTGATCATCCCGACCACGGGCACCGGATGGATCAATCCGATTGCGGCGCGCGCCATCGAGCTGATGTACAACGGCGACACCGCCCTGGTCGGTATGCAGTATTCGTATCTGCCGAGCTGGATTTCGTTTCTCGGCGACCGGCAGAAGTCGGTGCAGACCGGCCGGATGATGATCGACGCGATCCACGACCGCTGGTCGAAACTGCCGCCGGAGCACCGGCCCAGGCTGGCGTTGTACGGCGAGAGCCTGGGGTCGCTGGCCGGGCAGGGCGCCTTCGGCTGGCTGCCCGATATCGCCGCGATGGACTTCTCCTCGGTGTTGTGGGTCGGGCCCCCGAACGAGAGCGCGCTGTGGAGCGGTCTGGTGCAGCGGCGCGACCCGGGCACCCGCGAGGTCGAACCGCGTTACGACAACGGCCGCACGGTGCGGTTCTCGCAGGCGCAGAATGCGGATGAGATCGCGCGGGTGGCCTCGGCACCGTGGGAGGGCACCCGGGTGCTGTTCCTGCAGCACGCGTCCGACCCGATCGTCTGGTGGTCGCCGAAACTCCTGTTCTCCCGGCCGGATTGGCTGACCGAACCGCCCGGTGCCGATCGCACGGCGTCCATGCGCTGGTATCCGATCGTGACGTTCTGGCAGGTGGGTGCCGATATGACCAACGCGTCCGGGGTGCCCGGCGGACATGGGCACAACTACGGCGACTCGGTGCTGGACGGCTGGGTGGCCGTCGCCGCACCGCAGGGCTGGACTCCGGCGGACACCGAGCGGATCCGCGACGCCTTGCACCACGACGACGCATCCGACCAATACTGA